The Amaranthus tricolor cultivar Red isolate AtriRed21 chromosome 14, ASM2621246v1, whole genome shotgun sequence DNA window TCATAATACTCTGAAAATATACAACTTCCACTTAAAgcgattttttttcttttaccttTATAATGTCTCTCGTTATCTTATTTGTGCTAAAATTACAATACATGTACTATGCATTGACTAACTTAATTTGAAACCTCATAACTCCAACTCTTATCTCCATCATTCTAACTTAGCATTTACCCTCTTTCTGGTCTCATCTGCCCAAACAATGCCATCAACAAATAACATGTATCAAGGCACATCTCCTTGTACCGATCGAGTTATCTCATCAACGACAGTTGTGAAAAGAAATGGGCTTAGGAAATACCCAAACAATGCCATCCACTATTGACGCTCCACATGTCGTAACTTTCATATTTACTTCTCGATACATATCCTGCTTTATAATAATGTATATCATGGGAATATCCTTCTTTGTCATTGCCCGCCAAAGTACTTCTTGGTATCTTATCCTATGCTTTTTCTAAGTCAATAAAAACTATATGCAAGTCTCTTTTTAAGTCCTACAGTACTCCATTATTTGTCTCATAAGATCAATTGCCTTCATCTCTCtaatataaattcaaattaGTTCTTTGATATGGAGGTACATCTTCTGATACGTATCTCTATCATTCTTTCCTATAACTTCATTGTATAGCGCATGCGTTTTATTCCTCGATAGTTAGAGCAATCTTAGACATCTCATTCGTTCTTATAAACAGGCAATAGAGTACTTCTCATTGGGAATTTTGTTTATCCTCCAAAATCTGGTTTTGGTATCAAAATCATTGAAAACTTGCTAAAATCAGATCAAGCTCTTGAATCTCAATAAACTCTTGGAACTGAATAATGCCACCTACAAATCTTTCGAACAAAGACTTGCCTCTTCAGACTTTCACGATTCATGAAATATGTCAAAAGTAAATTATCTTCTTTCAAAATTTTGTGATTCTTTCATCAAGAAAAtcgttaattttattttctttgatcatGGATCAACTGGCTATATGATTAATTGGAATATGCTTTATCCTTCTAAAACTTCTATCAATCTTATCTTGTATCTTAATTCAAGTTCAATTTTGATGTATGAGCTTAACTCTTAAGACACATAACTCAAGTCCATTACATGTGATTTATGTTGTGTTCTTAGTTTTAAGAAGAGTGAGGCGCACCGAGGCGGTAAAGGCCCTTAGAGCCTAGGCGCAAAGTGCAGGGCGAAGGCATGAGCTTTTTGTATGTGAGACGCACTTTTTCGCTAATGCTTAACAATCAATTTTAGAACATATATAATACTTCAAGCAACACGATATTCATATTTTCGTATCaacaagcttaaaaacaattattatTCTTGCGGTAAACACCACTATAGCACAAAACTATTATAATGAGGATACGAAGAATTCccaaatttattttcttctttgcatgctttttgtttttcttagaaAAGCAACTTTTTTTCaaacttcatattcaagtaaatttaagttttgagtttttcttctttttcaaacaAACAAGTATAAGTTAACTACCTAACCCAACAAAGAGGCGCACCGAGCGCACAAAGCGTGAAGCGCATCAAGGCGCCCAAGGCGCACGCCTCTTGTAGTGGGCTTTGCCTCACCTAGCCGCAGCATTTTCAGCCGAGCCTGAGCTCGAAGCACACAAGGCGCGAAGCGAGGcgcgctttttaaaactaaggttTGAGCTCATTTCTTGACTCTAAAAGCATATATCAATTTTGccacaaacataaacacaaaattTCTCAAATTTCCCTTTTGTGTGTTGAGTGTTTGACCCCAAAAACACCTCGAACCTAGAAATCATTCAAACAAGACATTTTGAACTACAAACCtatatttacaatttttctGGATCAAGATAGTTGTTGGGTGTCAGAATTCATTCTCTTACAAATTATCCAACATGGTACAACAATACTTAAGATAAATTAGAGACTTGATGAAACACAAGTCATGTGCTAGTAgcagaaacaaacaaaacttagAAGTTGGATTAACAATGATTAAAAGCTCCTAGAATAATCTGTCCCTTCACACTCCAAGCTGAATATGGCAACCACATATTACCCAACACAAAGTCCAAAAGATACCTTTGCAAATGACAATAGACATGTGCCAGTGCTAGTGCTTCATGTAATACAATACATTTAGTTCTATCTCTCTTTATGTAATGTTCTTACCTTGCTCATTGTGTGTTTCTATTAATTCATTGCATGCACATAGGTCTAACCTCAAGCTAATGAGTAGTGGACATACCTTCTCACATGCTATGTATGATCCAGATTTATGTCGACAATCCTCTTTTGTCAAAGCTGCACAATACTCCTTCAGTTGCGGCCCACCTTTTGTCTTAAACTGAAATGAAATATCAACAACCGGTGTCAATGTCACATATATAGCCTCATAAAACAGTCAGCAACAGTATGTCGCAGCAAATTTTCAGGAAACCTGACAAATAATACATCCAAAGACGGAACatattgcaaaaaaaatatatataatattcacCACATAGAGGCATACTTTAAGACTTTTAAAAACGTCTCACATATGATCCCCTATGTAGCACAGTTTACAGGCCATACGACATGCTTTACAAATCAAAGAACACCGACAAATCAGacatgcaaaagaaaaaaatagataCAATTTCTAATTACAGTGGTAGAAGATTTGGGAAAGTATGTTGACCTAACAAGAAAAATCTCATCCAATGTTCGAAATTCATCTCCATGCACAAACATGTCTCACCTAGAGTGGGGTTCGGGAGATCGAGTATACACGACTTTACCTTTGTTagtgataaaactaacaaagaagTTGTTTCCAATTACAaacatgtatttttaagaaGTAATTAGtaatatgaaaatttatgaGAGAACTCATGCTTGTAAGCCTTTCCATGGATATTGACATGGACTTCCCATGTAAAATTACACATAACTCATTACCATTTGCATGGCTCCATTATTATCTTATACTACCCAGGCCATGAGTATCACGACTAAGATCATTTGTTATAATTACTCTTGTAATGTCTACAATAGAATAATACTCAAACTCATTGGCTCTGAGCCAAATATTTAGTTTTACGTTCAACTTTTGATAGTATTTTTTGTGAGCTGAGCTAGTAAGTGAAACATTCACTAGAAGTAGAGCAACAAGGGTACATAAAGCAAATATACATGCTTCATCACCAACTACACTACCAACCTAAAGGTAAACGATAAGCAAACTAAGAAATAATATCACATAAGATGCCAGAATCTGAGAAACCAAGACTCAAGCTACTTTTTACGAAGAGTGAACTCGTAAAAGTATATGAGATTTCACACCTCAAAAATCAAAGCAAAATTCATTCAGATCATGGAGGCCAACAGACCAGTGAGATATTCTAGAGGCTTCAAGTATAAGCAACTTTTCATATACATCAAATACATTCACAAGCAGGCATTTTCTGTAAATCTATGCTCACATTGCGATTTCCCCAGTTCCAAACAATGCCATAATTCTACCTTTTTAAGTGCAAAACTTATGAGAAAAAGAAATTACTCAACTTACGGTGGCAAAATATCTATAAATCTGAAACCATCATTAGATACTTAACCTCTCCTAACCCAATTCTACCTAAGATCAATTTAAGTAATGAAGTGATTCACTTCAAATTTTGAACCACAATCCTTCATTTTAGTAGCAAGAACTATTCAAAAGATAACAGCAAATTGATACTTCATACAAGTGAGAAAGATGAAAGCGTTGATGATAATGAGTGATGATAGAGGGTATCTACACTCAAAAAATCAAGAagattgatgatgatgagtgaATGGGGGAGGGAGGAGAGAAaaccataaaataaaaataaggccGCATCGCATCACAAtggccgcgttgtaaaggttttcaaaacaaacgaacCGATATTTCCCGCGTTGTAATGGTATAAAAAAACCGCATTTTGGGCCGCATTACGGGATATCGTAAGGTTTCAACCGATATTTAGACGATATGATAACCGTATCAGCGTTCCGTTACCGCGATCGCAACCGTCACCGCATCTTTACACTATGGAGAAAACAAATGAGAGGTAGGTAGTCAATCAAAGTATTAAGGGCATTTTCAACATTTCTTGAAGAAGCTAAGCTCATTTGGGATTCCCCACCTATGCCATTTGCTACCCAGCTACGACCATAACAGCTCAATCTTTTCAGGGAATTCACTTTATAAAAAGTATTATCATGTCAAACATCCCTATTATCAGATGTTCCATCCATTCTTCTTTAATACTACTCTCGTCTTTATTCCTTCATAGTACTCTCGCCGAATACAAGACTACCTAATGTATGCACTTCAGGCGGTTTGAAATGCACAcatactgaaaaaaaaaatatatatagtcTGCACAACAAAAATGTTTTGGACTAAGAACCTTAATTACAAGAACTTTAGTCGTTACGGTGAGCTTAAAGGACATAGGAATAATAATTACCTaaataagaaatgaaaatggCATCAATACAATCTGGTGCAACAATGTGAACAATCATCCAAGTCACGCTTACAAGTTATACAGCTTACATATCCACAATAAGTGCAAGTATATAATATGAATCTGATAATGCAATACAATCGGCTGCAACAATTCCAACAATCACCTAGCTCACATATACGCAATGAAGCACAAACGTAGCTAAACTACATATCCGCAGTAAGTACAAGAATATAATATGAAAATGGTGATGCAACATAGAAGGCTGCAACAATTCCAACAATCATCTAGGGCCTCATACGAGTGATGGAGCATAAATGCAACTAAATTACATACTCACAGTTAGTTCAAGTATACATACGGAAATGGTAAAGCAATACAAGCAGCTCCAACAATGCCAACAATCATCTAGGTTGAGTATACAAGCAATAAACCATGAATCCAACTAAACCGACAGTAAGAGTGAGAATATAATCACCTTTGCGGCTACCATGGTTTCTCTGGCAGTCGGTCGATGAATAAGGTCAAGTAACTCCTCACCAGTCTTAGACTTTTGCATTTCCTTAAAAGACTTCTTATTCAACAACGCCTCAAGATCCTTCATAACATCTTCCTCCGATGTCTGCTTAACAGGTACACCCGCATTCAGCACACCAATTGAACCATTTGATCCAAAGGGAGGTGGCCTATGATGAGGTGGCATGCCCATCCCTCTATGCATCCCCATCATTCCCATTCCTCTAGGACCAGGACCACCTCTAGGCCCGCCCATCATCGGCCCAGGAAACATTGGTGGCATCCCCTGCATATGTGGATCCCCAGGCCCGATGTTCCACACCTCTTGAATTCCACCTCTTGGCATCACCGCCATACCCGCCCCATTGGCCTCCGACTCATAAACCTTGTTACTAGTAACATCGGAAACCCTAATATTACTCTCAGGCAACTCTTTCGTAAGCTTCATACGATCAATATTCATCACCATAACCCTAGATTTTCCACTCACAACAAACTCCTCCAATTCAACACTTCCATTATCCTCTCCCATTGATCTCAAACCCATTTCAACGGCTAAAATTGCTCCAGATTCACCCCCAACATCTTGAAGAGCCTGCTTTTCATTCGTCCTTATCGATTCATCATTTTCCAACTTCCGTAGCACCGTCGACGAATCAATTGGACTAAAAGGAACTCTTTCGAGTAAACAGGCCGCAACCATTGACCGTACCACCAACATCGGATTCCCAGAGCTTTCCTCATCAGTTCGGAAAGTTCTAGATTCTAATTTTGCGACTCTTTTGGTAGACGAAGGAGGCTGTTGCTTGGTAAAGGTAGCTTTTTTAAGGTGGAGAGAACGAGGAgtgttagggttagggttagggttagggtttggaGTAAGAGGAGTAAAAGAACGGCCATTGAAGGTGGAGATAACTTGAAGAGAGAGATTTAGGGAACAAACGAGGTCAGGAACTAGGGTTTGGAGTGAAGAAATTAGGTTTTCTTGTTCCTTGTGACGAATTTCAATGCGATTTTCGAGCTGTTGACGAAGTTCTTTAATGGCGGAAATGTCATCGCCTGAATTACTTTCGGCTTGTGtttccattttctttgtagTATcccagattttttttttccccaATAATTTATCTACTCGTTTAATAGTTGTTACCGTTAAAACTTACAGATAAAAGAAGGAAGTAGAATAACTAAAAAATTAGAAGATAGAGAAAGATTTTATTTATTGGTATTTTTTATATCGgtaattttcatatttataggcaaaTTTACCTATAATTATATTGAAATGCATTCATATTAGggttaatttattaattaccttttatattatattttaacacTCCCCTTACATGCATTCTAATTAtgaaaaatagtaaaatattattacaataaatcTACTTAATATTGCCTCATTAAAAACCTTGTCAGGAAAAACCCGAAGGGATAAAAACCTAAACGAAGGGGAAAAGAGTGTAGTGGGTATGATTCTCCCCCGGAGTTCAACAAATATCTTGTACATGACACATTCCAATTTTATGTACAAGTTGTTCGAACCTCTTTGATGGAAGGGACTTTGAACAAATCAATATGATTTTCgcttgattgaatttgtttgacttttactattttatatttCTAGAGGTCATGTGTGAAGAAAAGTTTTGGTGCTATGTGTTTGGTTCTATCCCCTTTTATGAAGCCTTAACTAACTTGTTCAATACAATCGGTTTTGTCTTCATAAATTATAGGTGGAGAATTTGTTATCGTGTTTATCCCACATTCTAATATGATCAATTACTAACCTTAACCAAACGTATTCTCTACTTGTTTCATAAAGGGCGATCAATTCTGCATGGTTTGATGATGTAGCGGTCAGTGTCTACTTTGTGGCTCTCCAAGATACTGTGTACCTccatatgtgaatacatatcTATTTTGTGATTTAGCCTAATGTTGATCTGATAAGTATCCAGCATATGTGAATCCAACAAGAGTAGCATCTTGCTTTGATCGATAAAATAATCCCAGAACTTTAGTTCCTCGAAGGTAACGCAACAAATGTTATCCCACTCCAATGTCTCTTTGTTGGTGAATTACTatacctagctaataaattaatagcGAAAGCAATATCAAGTCTTGTATTATTAGCAAGATACATCAGAGCTCCAATTGCGCTTAAGTATGGTACTTCAGGGCCAAGAATCTCCTCGTCTTCTTCACAAGGTCGAAATAGATCATCTTTTAGTTTTAATGATCGCACCATCATTGGAGACTTCATCGGATGAGCTTTGTCCATATAAAATCTTTTTAGAACCTTTTTCTATATAGTTGGACTGGTGCACAAGGATTTCACCCCTTAAGTGCTCTATTTGTAATCTAAGGCAAAATTTTGTTTTCCtaagatctttcatttcaaattctttcatcaGGTATTTTGCAGTTTGTTAAAGCTCTTTAGGAGTTCCAACGATGTTCAAATCATCAACGTAAACTGCAATTATATcctctttcatttcaaattctttcatcaGGTATTTTGCAGTGTGTTCAAGCTCTTTAGGATATCCAAAGATGTTCAAATCATCAATATAAACTTGCTTTCTCTCACTTGattaagaaatatgattcatgtattatcgacagggaacccaaggatgactgggttcctgaacctaaccattaatttgctttgcaggttcaagtgagggggaacaactcatggtatctcgacagtgggtgttctaagcacatgacgggtgacaaatctagatttctctcacttgaagcatatgGGGGAAcggtaaccttcggtgacaatatgaagggtgagataatcgccaaagaaaaggttggaaggtcaagttcccatgccattgacaatgtatttttagtcgagaatttaaaacacaatcttctaagtatttctcaattttgtgataaaggtaactctgttaagtttacttctgaacgatgcataatttctaggaacgacacaggagacactgtgctcgagggaatcagaaaagggaacatttatatagtggacctggacactgttccccaaaccagtctaacatgtttaagtgttatagaagaagacccactactttggcataagcgtctaggtcatgctagttatatattaagatcaaaagacctagttagaggactaccagctataaaattccttaagaatgaaatttgtgatccttgtgctaaaggaaagcATGTAAGGTcattttttaaatcaaagaatatgatgactacctctagaccgctagaattaattcatatggatctatgtggacctatgagaatacggAGCCGTAGCggcaaaaagtatgtatttgtcattgttgatgattatagtagattcatttggactttatttttagtaagcaaagatgaagcttttgatgagtttgtttctttcgcaaacaaaatacaaaaatctaccaataatcaaataattcacataaggtctgatcatggaaaagaatttgaaaattcaaactttataatATATTGCAATGCACATGGaattaatcataatttttccgcaccaagaacaccacaacaaaatggagtgctagaaaggaaaaatagaactttagaagaaatggccagaaccatgttgattgctagcggtctacctagaaatttttgggccgaggcgttaatactgcttgttatattatgaatcgtgtattaataagaccaatcacttcaaagacaccctatgaattgcttaaaggtgttaaaccaaacaattcctattttcgtatatttggatgcaaatgctttgttcatgttaatgaaaaacgaaatataggcaagtttgatgaaagaagtgatgaagcagtatttcttggctactcatcacatagtaaagcttacaaagtttataataaaagaacaatgtgtgtagaagagTCAGTTCAcatcatttttgatgaaactaacttttcaacaagtggacAGGATATcaacaatgtcaaaataggtcttgctcatctagaagacgatgatgaagaaatgaaaatgctagatcaaggaacagcaggtgaacagccaatacaagaagataCAGAAAgaactgatcaagttcaggaactgccatcACACCAGGACCAGcaaactgttcccaatccagctgtacCCACAGACAAGCAAgctgatccagtagctgaacagaatgtcaatcaagt harbors:
- the LOC130799576 gene encoding N6-adenosine-methyltransferase MT-A70-like, yielding METQAESNSGDDISAIKELRQQLENRIEIRHKEQENLISSLQTLVPDLVCSLNLSLQVISTFNGRSFTPLTPNPNPNPNPNTPRSLHLKKATFTKQQPPSSTKRVAKLESRTFRTDEESSGNPMLVVRSMVAACLLERVPFSPIDSSTVLRKLENDESIRTNEKQALQDVGGESGAILAVEMGLRSMGEDNGSVELEEFVVSGKSRVMVMNIDRMKLTKELPESNIRVSDVTSNKVYESEANGAGMAVMPRGGIQEVWNIGPGDPHMQGMPPMFPGPMMGGPRGGPGPRGMGMMGMHRGMGMPPHHRPPPFGSNGSIGVLNAGVPVKQTSEEDVMKDLEALLNKKSFKEMQKSKTGEELLDLIHRPTARETMVAAKFKTKGGPQLKEYCAALTKEDCRHKSGSYIACEKVHFRRIIAPHTDINLGDCSFLDTCRHMKTCKYVHYELDPTPDVSPMMGTVALPPSRPLKAQRAHYCSEVELGEPQWINCDIRNFRMDILGQFGVIMADPPWDIHMELPYGTMGDEEMRTLNVPALQTDGLIFLWVTGRAMELGRECLESWGYKRVEEIIWVKTNQLQRIIRTGRTGHWLNHSKEHCLVGIKGNPEVNRNIDTDVIVAEVRETSRKPDEMYPLLERISPRTRKLELFARMHNTHAGWLSLGNQLNGVRLVDEGLRGRFKAAYPDIEIQPPSPPRSSAMEVDGSGPEVTTPFSGPETKFVPQSFTQAATAEAAFVAEEKPLGSQDVEMVKAG